The DNA segment aacgaggtatcTATCTCCattattctgtttatcttgatgatgttgtcttattttgttttgctctgttttgccttgctgtctgtctcccctgttgagactgtgagcccgttattgggcagggatggtctctatctgttgccgaattgtatattccaagtgcttagtacagtgctctgcacatagtaagcgctcaatatatattattgaatgcatgaatgaatgaatgaatctggccgCACCCTTGACTGGAGGGATGTGGAGGAGTCAGTTTTTCCTTCAAGAATGGCTTAAGCATCAGTCTTAGTTCAACGACTTCTAGGTCCAATTTTTTACCACAGTTCAATCACAGTTCCACATGACAACAAGGAGATATGAGCTTTCCTCTTACCTCCAAATTATTTTCTTCTCCAGAAATCAGAGACACAATATGTTCCTTCTTGCATGATCTGTCACATGGATCTATTGATCTTGAGATCCTCAAAACTCAGTCGCTGGCAAAAATCCCCACTATGATCCCTTCTCCAGTGCATATGTTCATTTGAGCTCCAAATTCTATTAGGTTTAACTTTCATTACTTACTCACCACTGAAATATACTCATCGCCTGTGAAATTGGCATGAACAAAGAACAAAAGCTCCAGTGGAAGGAGTGTCAAGGAAATGGTAGTACAATACCGAACAGATTTCTCAGGACAAAGTGTTTCCAGCAAATAGCTCGGAATTACTTCTTCAAATATGACTCTGATCTCAAGGATGTAAGAAAAGAGTTGTTGGGGTCAAGCAGCTGGCTCTTTGTTAAAGAAGTTAATTTCAGGTACCAGTAATGAACTCCTCAAGATACCCTTCATCCCAGAAACCACTTAATCCCAGTTCATTACTAAACCAATAAATCATTTCTGGGTCCTAGAAAGCTCTTATTTAACCCCGTGGTCCATACAACCAAAGCTGAGCTGTTCGTCATTAAAAGTCTGTAATTACACCACCAGCTTTTGTTGAGTCAATTACACTTTTTGTAGAAGAGGAATGTTAATTGATTCCCAAGTTGGATAAATCTTAGTGTTATTTCCCCTAATATCAGTgtcagggaacattcattcaatcactgaaTTCCTACCCAACCATCAGATAGCATTTATTCCAGACCCGGAGGGTTCCCAGCACTGTATTTGAATGTGAATGAAGATGCAGTCTTGATTAATTAGCCCATTTTATGGATTTCACAAACTGATGCACCAGAAGGGAAAACAATTTTCAAAAACTCACATGGCAAATTAGTGTTCTAATGGGCAATGGGATTGTCAACTACTGAATTTTCAGGCTCGTTTTTAGTTCATTGAACCCCTCTCTAGAGTTTTAAATCTCCAAGGGTGAAACCTCAGGCTGGTGGCTTGTCTGACACTTGACTGAAAGTGAAGGTTGGAAAGCCTGGGGAGGGAAGCTGGCTTCCAAAACAGTACCAGGGATTCCTCTTTCAGGCGCAATGGGAGACCCACTGTGCATAGGGGGTAGTTGCctctttttccccagtgcttaaaaaatgttgAAATGTAGTCGAGTGTTGGGTCAAGTGACTATGAGCTTACGTGGGGGACACAGAAACTGATAATGATCCCTTTCAAGTAAATTAAAAGGAATCTAGCCAAAGAACCTAAACCCCTTGAAGGAAATGTCTAATGCCGGTAAAGAACAAGAAATGCTgcaatttaggacagtgctttgcccacagtaagtttacagtaaatataatggaatgattgaatgaatgaactaccattCTATATGGCTGATTctcatatctacatctccagtcccgatctctccccttctctgcagtcttacaattcctcctgccatcaagacatTTTTACTTGGGGtgccccaccatcacctcaaacttaagctTAAACTGCCCAAAATAcaactgcttatcttcccacccaaaccctgcccacccccctgactttcccatctctgttgatggcaccaccatcctttcggtctcacaagtccatgaccttggcattgtccttgactcctctctctcattcaacccacatatgcaatctaTCAAAAAATCCTGTCTGTctaaccttcacgacatcactagaatccgccccttcctctccctccaaactgctatcacattaacccaagcactaatcctatctcaccttgattactgtatcagccttcccgctgacctcccggcctcccatccctctccactccagtccatacttcactctgctgcctggatcatttttctgctaaCAATACTCagtctgcctttccccactcctcaaggacctctagtggttgccctcccactcccaaaacaaaaagaaactccttaaccatcagctttaaagcactcaatcagcttgccccctccaaactcacctcactactctcctactctccaGCACAcacattcactttgctcctccaatgctagtCTACTGACTATACCTCCATCTCGACACCCATCTCTAGCCCACATCCCTGCTTCTCGACCGTTAataccatccctcttcatattcgacaattactccccccatcttcaaaaccttcctgaaagcACAACTCAATAAGCCCACatgtccttttctccccctcccttctgcatcatcctgattttctccctttagtcaccctccctcaaccccaaagcacttatgttgttagactgtgaacccattgttgggctgggattgtctctatctgtggccgaattgcacattccaagcgcgtagtacggtgctctgcacatagtaagcgctcaatatgattgaatgaatgaatatctgtgattcagagaagcagcatggctcattggaaagagcccaggattgggagtcagaggtcataggtaaaaaccccggctccgccgcttgccagctgtgcgactttgggcaagtcatttcacttctctgtgactcagttacctcatctgtaaaatggggatttaaactgtgaggcccacgtgggacaacctgatcaccttgtatccccccggagcttagaacagggttttgcacatagtaagcccttaacaaataccaccattattattatttatttatagaaatgtctgtttccccctctagacagtctgttctttgtagacagggaattgtgtctgttatatactctcccgaggacttaatacagtgctctacacatagtaagggctcaatgaatattcattcatttaatcgtattgattgagtgcttactatgtgcagagcactgtactaaacttaaagaatgttcattcattcaatcgtatttattgagcgtttactatgtgcagagcactgtactaagctcaatgaatattcattcattcaatcgtattttgacTATTGAATGtacaaatgcttggaatgtacaaatcggcaacagatagagacagtccctgcccattgacgggcttacagtctaattgggggagacaaacagacaaaaacaatagtaacagatagaatcaaagggatatacatctcattaacaaaataaatagggtaataaaaatatatacaaatgagcggcggagcacagtgctgaagggaggggaagggagagggggaggagcagagggaaagtggggggggaaagggggcttagctgaggggaggcgaaggggtggggtagagaggcagcagagggaaaagcgaagctctgtctgggaaggcctcttggaggaggtgagctctaagtagggctttgaagaggggaagagagttagtatggcggaggtgaggagggagggcattctaggacatagggaggacgtgggtcacgggtggacggcgggataggcgagaacaggggacggtgaggaggtgggcggcagaggagcggagcgagctgggtgggcagtagaaagacataatggaggagaggtaggaggggccaaggtgatggagagccttgtagcctagatcttcagggcactgtacgaagcgcttaatatgattgactgatgagtgtAAGAGGTGGGAAAAGTCGTGCAGAAATAAGGACTGAAGATCAGTCACCTTCCCAATTAAACGGAAACCACCACAGTTCTATCCTCCGTGAAATTTTGCTTAGAATGATGACATTACACGTCGATCAGTCAACCGCCgggatttatggagtgcttaatgtgtgcagagcactgggctagtcGCACCGCGTGCCGAGCAGAGCAGTAAGTGCCGGGGAGGGCGCAATCCAAccgtagactgcgagcccgttatagggcagggatggtctctgttgctctggtgctctgcacatcgtaagtgctcgatcaataggagcgaatgaatgaatgagtgggcctATTCGTTCCCCGTCCCCCGGGAGCTtaaggtctggagggggagagggaccctAGAAAAAATGATGGATGCACGCCCAAGTGCTGCGGGGAAAACGCTTTATCCCTCGAAGATGCTCTGTGCGCCGGGGGTAAGGCGTGAGGACGGTACCCCCGTAACCCTTCCCGCTGCGTCCCTAGCGCTTAGCAGagggctccgcacagaggaagcgcccaACAAATCCCATTGTAGGGAGGAATGAGGAGACGACGATCAGGGTGTGATTCAAATCCACGACACGGCCTTCCTGCTGTGTCATTTgagccaggccccccccccccacctccctcccctccaccgccggagaggaaaggcaggacgACGGCAGCAACGTCATGGCACGGTGGCACTTCTCCTCGGGCATCTCTGCCCCTCCGCTGGCGCCGGCGGAGGAGCCCGTGGgtgcgggaaggggagaggggaggtgggtggaggtgggggaaggagacacCCAAGCTGGACTCCCCTCCCCGCGATTGACACCCCCATCGGCCAGGCCCCGGCTTTCCGAGGGGAGCGCTCCAGCCAATGGGCACCGTGCGGGGCGGGTTTTGGAGCTGGGAGGTGCTGCTACTTAGCATCGCCGCTCTGGTCggggctggccgggggcgggggagtccAGTCCAGAGCCGGAGAGGACGTCCAGGGGCGGGGAGAGCGGCCCGCAGAGGACCGGACCGGGGTGCACCGGACAGGGGCGCATCCGACAGGGGCGCATTGGAGAGGGGCGCACCGGAGAGGGGCGCGCCTGGCACCGAAGCCACAGCTCTGGGGGGGCGGAGGCACCCAAGCAGCGGCACCCAAGCAGCAGCAGAAAGAGCCGGCTGAAAGGCCAGGGAGGACTCCTTCACCTCCGCAGGACCGATGGGGACAGGAAGACTTTAAAGGAGTTTGGCGTTGCCAGGAGCGGGGAGATCACCGGTAGGGAGAGGGACTGCTTTGTTCTTTCtggtttgtctctccctctccccttatgtcggatttttgtgtgtgtgtgtgacctggTGAGGGTGGTGGTCATTTCtgcaacccccaccccaccccaaaaaagaagaaaaaattccCCCCTTCTTTTTCCCCGTCTCAGGGCCGGGGTGTTTGTGAGCAATGGGCCGGAGGGAAaatgctcctccctcccttgttAAGCAGCAGGATTTTCTCGTTTTTCGTGCGAAGGAGGCGAGAGGagttggaagggaaggaaggaggagagcgagaggggcaggcaggagaaaaggtgcaCGTTATAGCCGGGTGCCCGGGGAGCAGGAAAACCCAGAGCTCTGGACAGTTTGGAGTTTACTCTCCACGCGGGGActttcctcgcccccccccccccccccatcccaaggTGCCCACCTtcctaccccccacccctccttcccgcgGACCTCCCACggctttattttccctttttcttcccgcAGCTCCGTCTTGGATGGCCAAGGCAGGTGTCACAAACCCGGGAGCCGGCCGCTCCCTGCGCCGCTTCTTCCTTTTGTCGTTGCATTTTCGGGCAGGTTGGACGGTGCCCTCCACCCCGTGCCCAGCCTCCCCCACtccccggcctccatccccagcctccatccccttcccaccgggagagcccgtcactgggcagggatcgtctctatccgtggccgaattgtacctcccgagcgcttagtacagcgctctgcccagagtaagcgctccacaaatactactgaatgtagtGAATGAGAGGCCCGAGAGGCTGGCTGGCGAGGGGCGTGCGGTCTCCCGGCTCAGGCTGGTGCTTCACGGGGGttaccttcctcttctttccaagGCCGGGGACGGGATCCCgccgagagagaggaggaagggggctgggggatggacAGGAGCCCCCTGGCAGCTCGAcctgggcaaggtggggagaggaagggagggaaggcgagGACGGTCGGTCCTTGGTCTGGAGGTCCGATGCAGCCCCAGCGCTGGGCGCGCAATGTCCAGCGCCTTAGAAATGGTCCGCGTTACCATCGCTGTCGGTCGTCAGCGTTGTCCGGAGAGATGCGAGGGAAACTTTTagtcggcggggagggggggaaaggggggggggaggtgcgTACGACGGTGATACTATGATTCGGATGATTTttccttgcttttttttccccctccctccccccccccccccccgaccctgttTTTCCTCCCGCCTCGTCTCCTCGGCCTCCGTGTCCCGTCCTTCCCAGATCCCGGGCCTCCTCGCCCCGGCATTGATGGGCAATCAACTGGATCGCATCACCCACCTGAGCTACAGCGAGCTGCCGACGGGGGACCCCTCGGGGGTGGAGAAGGACGAGCTGCGGGTGGGCGTCGCCTACTTCTTCTCCGATGAGGAGGAGGACCTGGACGAGCGAGGCCAGCCGGAGAGGTACGGCCTGAAGGGCCCGGGCCGCAGCCCCGGCCGCGACCTCCCGGGGCCCCTGCCGCACCCCTGCCACCTGCACCTGCACCTCCAGCCCCCGTTGCACCACCCGCTGCACccgctgcagcagctgcaggagcagcTGCACCCGCTGCACCCGCTGCAGGAGCAGCTGCGCCGGCTGGTCCTCGACGAGACCCAGGTCTCGGCCTTCCGGGGGGAGGAATGCATCTTCTCCAAGGCCCAGGGCGAGGCCCTGAGCGTCCTCCCCGCGGCCTCCCTGCCGGCCCTGTGCCAGCCGGGCGACCTGCTGGAGCTGCTGCGGctgcggccggcggcggcggcggcggcggcggcctgccCCGATGACCCCCCGCACTGGGCCGTCTACGTGGGCGGGGGGCAGATCGTCCACCTGCACCGGGGGCAGATCCGCCGGGACCGGCTGCCCGAGGCCGGGGCGGGCCACGTGGGCCGCGTGGTCACCAGCTGGTACCGTTACCGGCCCCTGGGAGCCGAGCTGGTGGTGCAGAACGCCAGCGGCCACCTGGGCCTCGGCCGACACGAGATCTGCTGGGCCGACTCCGAGAGCTTCGCCGCCTGGTGCCGCTTCGGCAAGCGCGAGTTCAAGGCCGGGGGCGAGGCCCCCGCCGGCGCCCGGCCCCCGAGGCCCCAGTACTGCCTCCAGGTCCAACGGCCCGACGGGCCCCTGCGCACCGCCACCTTCCACAGCCTGGAGGACCTCATCCGAGAGAAGCGCCGCCTCGACGCCGCCGCCCGCCTCGGGGCCCGCAGGAGCCTCGAACAGCTGGGCGACCCCAAGGAGTAGCCGCCGCCCCCCCAGGACTGGCTCGTCCACACCGCCCTgccgccccctctcctcctctccctccctcatctcccgtCCGGCTCTCTGacaacctccctctctcctcctccccttccctgatcCCTTGTCCCGCTCCCTGAcatcctcgctccctccctccctccctctctctgaccctctccctctcgaccccttcccctcccacatctCCTGTCCCGCTCCCtgacatcctccctccctctctctgaccctcccccctcgcccccttcccctcccacatctCCTGTCCCGCTCCCtgacatcctccctccctctctctgaccctctccctctcgcccccttcccctcccacatctCCTGTCCCGCTCCCtgacatcctccctccctctctctgaccctctccctctcgcccccttcccctcccacatctCCTGTCCCACTCCCTgacaacctccctccccctcccacatctCCTGTCCCACTCCCTgacaacctccctccctccctccctctctctgaccctctccctctcgcccccttcccctccctcatctcctgtCCGGCTCTCTGacaacctccctctctccccccctcacccttcccctcccacatctCCGGTCCACctctctgaccctccctccctccgtctcttcctttcccccttctcccccatctcatgTCCAACTCTCCGataacctccctccttctccctccctcctcccctttcccctcccagatcATATGTCCAGCTCTCTGAcaacttcccttcctccctctgtccctctcccccctcacccttcccctcccagatctCATGTCCTGCTCTCTGACAACCTCCCtacctctctctgtcctcctcccccctcacctctcccctcccaaatctCAAGTCCAGCTCTCTGAGaacctccctctgtccttctccctcctctcccatccccacacccaATCTCATGCCCAGCTCTCTGAcaaccttcctcccttccctctccccacctctgcccccaccccccccttgcAGCCTGCTGCTGCTGATCTGGGCCGGTCACTCGGAGGCTGCTCTAAGCGAAGGGgcgactggaatgccctcccacccgtTGAATATTAGGAgcttgggcaagggaatgtgtctgttgctgggGGAAAGATGGGAGCAAGGACCAGCACCAAGGTGTGGGGTTGTGTGAGTGTGGGGGTAGGGGCGTGGCAGTGGGGGGAATGAAAGGTGGAGGGCTACTGCCAGCTTCCTTCCCCTAGGAGAGCCCCCTTAGGGAGGTCTACTGTGCCAGCTTCTACAGTCCCAAattgggaagggttgggggggggagggggttattggggaaggggcagaaagacACCCGGAGACCCCCAGGGCACCGATCCCGGAGTCCcgtaggagagggagggggaggaaggtgcTGGGGAGGCGCTCAAACAGTACCAAGGAGCACCATGGCCAGCTCCCACATCCTGAGTCCAACGGGCAGGCCTGAGGCCTCCGAAAAAGATAacggatgggggtgggaggggtggatctccctcctcctatctcccctttccctttcaacCCGCATCCCCAACCCCGTCCTCGATCGAAGAGGCTATCTACAACAAGGGTCATTTCGAATGGGGGCCAAGGAGagcgtctctcccctcctcccccccccccccgcgaacaATTCTATTTTTCAATAAAAGGTCACCGTCCGTCAGGGTGTCGGAGAGCCCGGCCGTCTGGGCTTCTGAGATTTCCTCTAGAACTGTTTTCGTTGTTCGTGTTTTTTTGGTCTggcttagtgtctgtctccctgggttTCCCTCGGATAACTGGGGTACATCCTTTGTTCACCGTGTCGTTTCCCCACCCCCATTGgttttcattcgatcatatttcttaagcgcttactgtgtgcagagcactgtattaagcgaccgTACTAAGCGCATCTCATCTgagccctgttcctcctcctcctcctccagctccgctCCTTGGGTCTCGGTCTCCCATTCCTGGcccacttttccccttctctttctgcctctgtgcCACTGCTCACCCTCTCCTTCAGTGTTCTGCCAAGCCTGGCAGTgccagctccctccccacccgcaaGCTCTGGGTCTCAGGATCCATcattggtagttattgagcactcaatagccatatgcagagcactgggctgaaagcttgggagagtacagtagaatagagttggtaggcctgtatTTAAACATGCAACTTTTTCAACCTGTCCCCTCCATCCCGAGCCTGTCGCTCTGTCCAGCGAGGctttcccagctccctgctcctcATCCCAGGTGTGTTCGTATCCCTCTGGACCCTAGACATTCTGCTAATGGCCTCGCTCTCTTTTCCAGGCCGCTGCTGGCACCAGCAGGCAGAACAAGCCGGGGATCTCCTTTTTGGCCAAAGCTTTGAGGTGGGGCAAATTTGGGggtggttttttctttttttctttttgttgttgttgtttggaaGGTACTTTGGGGCCCTAATCAGAGAAGCACAATGGCAGTTTCCTCACTGTGCTTCTGGATGGGTTACCTGAGTTCAGATGTCTTTAAGGATGCCGGCCCCGGTTCTAGGGCACAGCCCCTGGACTGAGTTTCAAAAGAAAGGAGATGTGGGTGGAgggcatgtgtgtgtgggtgtgggtgtgggtgtgtgtttgtgtgggtgtgctgggggagaggggggcggggggagtcatcGTGGCAACATTCCAGAAACCAGCATTAAAAagacattcatttgttcattcagtcatatgtactgagcgcttactgtgtgcagagcactgtactgaatgcttggaaagaCATCATAGCCAGTATGTTTAGCTTGTTCTGACATGCAAGTATtaatgggctgggctgggcagggaggagggagggaggaataagggagaaaagaaattaaaaaaagagcAATTTCCAAGTATGTCAACAAAGTCTACAGTGTTGATGTTTATTGACCATCTTAGCAACATGCTAATAAAATTTCAAATTGAAATTTTTATTTTCATGGCTTTAATCCATGATAGTTTAAATACTGGGGGCCATAAAGAATGGATTTagctgagaagctaagtgaacaTGCTTTTTTACTCTATTTTCTCAAATCTTCTGGAAGTTCCATATTTGAACAGTGTAGTTTCTTTGGGGCTTTTACCCG comes from the Ornithorhynchus anatinus isolate Pmale09 chromosome 1, mOrnAna1.pri.v4, whole genome shotgun sequence genome and includes:
- the LRATD1 gene encoding protein LRATD1 — encoded protein: MGNQLDRITHLSYSELPTGDPSGVEKDELRVGVAYFFSDEEEDLDERGQPERYGLKGPGRSPGRDLPGPLPHPCHLHLHLQPPLHHPLHPLQQLQEQLHPLHPLQEQLRRLVLDETQVSAFRGEECIFSKAQGEALSVLPAASLPALCQPGDLLELLRLRPAAAAAAAACPDDPPHWAVYVGGGQIVHLHRGQIRRDRLPEAGAGHVGRVVTSWYRYRPLGAELVVQNASGHLGLGRHEICWADSESFAAWCRFGKREFKAGGEAPAGARPPRPQYCLQVQRPDGPLRTATFHSLEDLIREKRRLDAAARLGARRSLEQLGDPKE